In Strigops habroptila isolate Jane chromosome 4, bStrHab1.2.pri, whole genome shotgun sequence, a single genomic region encodes these proteins:
- the LOC115607575 gene encoding inner centromere protein-like, which produces MVEADGPTRLLEVCGQRLSRFLYDAEHKRLAWLREVEEQGMRMLDSNLGAEPGLMPRTPSQRRRSRKRQSSCLKDYTKELGRRRLSRRRSSIKLVSSKPGSQGHQSKEQPLDPSCGVVEPQGNAAAELPALTGEGAAEAPGPSRTQAGYPQRCPGGACEATAREQSPQGDAATEWQDEAPVTGVPAGPTARRGQAAPGRRTSTSTPKAARAGDPAVLQGDGAAPDLGELLLQGSDSQVTTVGPRARRCSGRRSSLSAPHASRGASLAKQCSLASRRESMIRRSISRAMARKAAARESSSASSRVSCQSSLEVFVEEDVAGTRPGLELDPQSERAPEDTLPSSKSTQAASSPAQHSSPPEQQAGNDGGTPVNPNSEPQNKDQERPPCASPQEDPPCIRTRSRKQAMGGAWNGQRPGAQAPSPLDDQHRSAADQTPPSSGAASKVVRPLRSFLQAVQRHPLLPSPGPPRHGGVMRSLIQRSTPTRPNPKGDFVEKERQRLESLRKKQEAEEQRKKKMEEEKRRRQAEMKQKREERLRKALQARERAEEEKKKRMEQKILQSDEKVRLSQVREEKAEERGRKKLSKKSGEADARKQKALRVEENEFEQQEPLQKRREDEVKEKGKKVLELKSLLEQQQVEQGKERDHRHGAKEKPPHPQLEAAAFPEKHRKEEAGLQRLGEKKIKQPETPAAASGTWLSKTLKKSISTPYLKPPKGTKQSSTPKVSKDNYGMDQNSDDATDDENDPRKPVPAWADGPRLNQGIVHQYYHPVNTDQLFGLISGLRLEEIFGKSKPRYFKRTSSAVWHSPPGPRSAPGPSCSLNK; this is translated from the exons ATGGTGGAAGCCGACGGCCCCACGCGGCTGCTGGAGGTGTGCGGGCAGCGGCTCTCCCGGTTCCTCTACGATGCCGAGCACAAGCGCCTAGCGTGGCTGCGGGAGGTGGAGGAGCAGGGCATGAGGATGCTGGATAG CAACTTGGGGGCTGAACCCGGACTGATGCCCAGAACGCCATCCCAGAGGAGACGTTCCAGGAAAAGGCAGTCCTCCTGCCTGAAAGACTACACCAAGGAGCTCGGCAGGAGGAG attgtccagaaggagaagcagcatcaaGCTCGTGTCTTCCAAGCCAGGCTCCCAAGGGCACCAGAGCAAGGAGCAGCCCCTGGATCCCAGCTGTGGTGTGGTGGAGCCCCAGGGCAATGCTGCAGCCGAGCTCCCAGCACTGactggggaaggggcagcagaAGCACCAGGTCCCAGCAGAACCCAGGCGGGTTACCCACAGCGCTGCCCTGGGGGTGCCTGTGAGGCCACCGCCCGGGAGCAGTCCCCCCAGGGGGATGCAGCCACTGAGTGGCAGGATGAGGCCCCTGTCACCGGGGTCCCTGCTGGCCCCACAGCGAGGAGGGGGCAGGCAGCCCCTGGCAGAAGAACAAGCACCTCCACTCCCAAGGCTGCCAGAGCCGGGGACCCTGCCGTGCTCCAGGGAGACGGGGCTGCTCCAGACCTCGGAGAGCTGCTTCTCCAGGGCTCCGACAGCCAAGTGACCACGGTGGGACCCAGAGCACGGCGCTGCTCCGGGCGCCGGAGCTCGCTGAGTGCCCCCCATGCCAGCCGTGGGGCATCCCTGGCCAAGCAGTGCTCCCTGGCCAGCAGAAGGGAGAGCATGATCCGCAGGTCCATCAGCAGGGCCATGGCCAGGAAGGCGGCGGCGCGAGaatcctcctctgcctccagcagaGTGAGCT GTCAGAGCTCCCTGGAGGTGTTTGTGGAAGAGGATGTGGCCGGCACGAG acctgggctggagctggacCCCCAAAGTGAAAGG GCTCCTGAGGACACCCTCCCTTCAAGCAAAAGCACACAGGCTGCCagctctcctgcacagcactCATCTCCTCCcgagcagcaggcagggaatgATGGAG GAACCCCGGTAAATCCCAACAGTGAACCCCAGAACAAGGACCAGGAGCGACCCCCCTGCGCCAGCCCCCAGGAGGATCCCCCATGCATCCG GACAAGAAGCCGCAAGCAAGCGATGGGTGGTGCGTGGAACGGGCAGCGGCCGGGGGCTCAGGCCCCCTCCCCTTTGGATGACCAGCACAGGAGCGCCGCGGACCAGACTCCACCTTCCTCCGGCGCAGCCAGCAAG GTGGTGCGGCCCCTGAGGAGCTTCCTGCAGGCTGTGCAGCGGCACCCGCTGCTCCCCAGCCCGGGGCCCCCCCGCCACGGGGGGGTCATGAGGAGCCTCATCCAGCGCAGCACTCCCACCCGGCCCAACCCGAAG GGAGACTTTGTT GAGAAGGAGCGGCAGAGGCTGGAAAGCctcaggaagaagcaggaagctgaggaacagaggaagaagaaaatggaggaggagaagaggcgGCGGCAGGCAGAAATGAAGCA gaagagggaagagcGCCTGAGGAAGGCGCTGCAGGCTCGGGAGcgggcagaggaggagaagaaaaagcgGATGGAGCAGAAGATCCTGCAGAGCGATGAGAAG GTGCGGCTCTCCCAAGTGcgggaggagaaggcagaggagcGGGGCAGGAAGAAGCTGTCCAAGAAGTCTGGGGAAGCTGATGCACGGAAGCAGAAAGCGCTGAGGGTG gaggaaaatgaatttGAGCAGCAAGAAccactgcagaaaaggagagaggatgaagtgaaggaaaaaggaaagaaagtcttggaactgaaaagtcttttggagcagcagcaggtggaACAAGGGAAGGAGAG GGATCACAGACACGGAGCTAAGGAGAAGCCTCCCCATCCACAGCTGGAGGCAGCGGCGTTCCCTGAGAAGCACAGAAAG gaggaagctgggctgcagcgcctgggagagaagaaaattaagcagCCAGAAACACCGGCTGCAGCCTCTGGCACATGGCTGAGCAAAACGCTGAAG aaatcCATCTCCACGCCCTACTTGAAGCCCCCAAAGggcacaaagcaaagcagcacccCAAAGGTGAGCAAGGACAACTATGGGATGGATCAGAACAGTGATGATGCCACAGATGATGAGAACGACCCTCGGAAGCCGGTCCCTGCCTGGGCTGACG GCCCTCGGCTCAACCAGGGCATTGTGCACCAGTACTACCACCCGGTGAACACAGACCAGCTCTTCGGGCTCATCTCGGGCCTCAGGCTGGAGGAGATCTTTGGCAAGAGCAAGCCCCGGTACTTCAAGCGCACGAGCTCGGCGGTTTGGCACTCCCCACCCGGCCCCAGGTCTGCCCCTGGCCCCTCCTGCAGCCTCAACAAGtga